AGTGCACGGAGGCCCACAAAGACTTTTTTATAATTAAGATACAAAGGGCACAGAGCCGCTTTTTGAACTTATAAGATACAGGATATGAAGGCGCAGGGGCAAAAAGTGCTCTTGTTCATTCCATTGTGTCTTTGTATCCTTCGTGCCCTGATCGCCAATGAACCGGCTTTGTGTACTTTGTAACTTAATTTAAAAAGAAAACTTTGTGGGCCTCCGTGCTCTTCGTGCCTCTGTGGTGAAAAATAGTGCCCTCCGTCTCTTAAAAAACTTAAAATACGGGAGTAATTCAACACAGCAAATTTTTTTAAAAATTAACTAGCTTAGTAATCGTTTACTAATTAACAAAACTTGACTTATTCAACACAGCAAATATTTTAAAATAAGTTGGTGCTGCCTGGTGTAAATTCCGTGCCACTTGATGATTATATAAAATTGGTGCCGCCTGGTATAAACTTGGTGTGGTTGAAACAAGAGTGCTTACAAGCGGCACCAAGTTTACACCAGGCGGCACCAACGATTTTTAAAAATTCTTAGAGAACTTAGAGCCAGCTTCGCGTTGCTTTGAGGGTTAAACAGTCTTCGTGAAGTTTATCATTCTTAAGGATATTGACAGGGAGACCGGCAAACATATATCTTCAGGGCGGCTAGTGGTTGGGTGCAGTTGAATACTGGTATTACGAAGTGATTGACGATGAAAATGACCAGCATTTTAATGCTCATATTGTTAATCGCATCGACATTGACTCTGGGATGCGTTATTTCGCCTGCAGCCCCGACTCCGACTCCCACTCCGGCTGCCACGGCCACGCCGATGCCGACACTTGTACCGACTAACACGCCGACTCCTGTGCCATCGATCGTGAACGCATCGCAGGTCTATATGCCGGAGCAGACGACGAATGGCCGCACATACAGGAACACGACCGTGACGCCATTACCAAATGGCACAAGGCCCGGCGGCCAGACACAGGGCGAACTCGGTAAACAATGATCTTTTTCTTTAATGAAACCTTTATTATCTCCAAATCGCAAGATAGCTAGTTATCATGGCGACCCATTATATCGTAGGCTGCGGTGCCATCGCCCGTAATAGCGAGGGCCGGTTCCTGATGGTCCGGCAGATGGGCGGATACTGGCGCGGCCAATGGATATTTCCCGGCGGCAAGCTCGAGCTCGGCGAGACGCTGGAGCAGTGCGCCCGCCGCGAGTTCCTCGAGGAGACGTACTGCGATATAACGATAAAAAAGCTGGTCGGCGCCTACGTGTCCTATGACCCCGATACCGAGTTCGAGAAGCAGGTCGTCCTCATTTACTTCCAGGGCAACAGCGTATGCGGCGAGCCGCGGGCCGGAGAAGGCGTGACAGATGTACGATGGCTGAGCCTGGAAGAGCTCGAAAGCCTCGAAAAGAGCGGGCAGGTACCGCACATAATAATTCAGATTGCAAAAGATACTCTGAAAATAAAATAAGAAGCAGGTGGCAGGGTATTATGCCCTCTCCCAACCCGCGTTAGAATAAATTTTACTTCTTGCCCTTCTTCTTGCCGTCCTTCTTCGGGATCTTGAAAAGCGATTTCTCGTTCCGGTCCAGCTTCACGTACTTAAGCTGGGCGGTGCCGATCTTCTCGACGTTGGCCTTGTAGATCTTGCCCTTGTTGTCCTTGGCCGCGGCCTGGATCCAGGCTGGAGCGTTCTTCGGGACAGCCACGAGCTCTCTCTTACCGACGAAGTAGTGCAGCTTCTTAGTGCCCTTCTCCCTGAGGACGATGTTGGCTACGCCACGGTTCGCGACCTTGAGAGCCGCATCCCTGGGCTGAGCGCCGGTAAAGGTGCCGACCTCTTCGCCCTTCTCGCTTACCAATCCAAAGTTCCTCTTTTCCCTGCCTTCTTTAGCTACCATATTTTAATCACTCCATATATACACAAGTATAATTTTGTTAATTGAACGATTTTATGCCTTATTAACCTTTCGGTCTTTGCCCGTTTTTTTATCATATTTTTTTTTAAATCCGCATATTTTACATTCGGTTTTTAAGCTTCATACCGCCAGACGGGTAGATAATCGCCTTAATGGGTAAAAATATCGTGGATTTTATACACTCTTAAAATAACGATGCTATAAGATTGCCATCAAATCAGGGGGCTAGTGTAGGCCACAATATGTAGAATGTTAAAAGAAAAAAACGAAAGGTTTATATAACCATACGGTAGTTTATATAAAATTATATCAATTTTAATCATCAAATTTCCCGCGGGCCCTTCTGGCAAAAAAAGCCCAGCCATCGTAAATGTCCTTTTCGTTTCGGTTGTCGATGACCGTGCCGCGTATGCCTATTTCCTCGAAAGCGGCCGATAAAAAGTCCATCTCTTCCTTTTTATTCACCGTAAAGAGTAAAAATCCGTCATCCTTCAGGGCCTTAACGGCTTCCTCGAAGATCATGCGCCAGATGTTCTTGTTGAACTCGTAGATGGTGCCGAGCATGAGCCCGACGACGGCGTCGTATTTTTCGCCGACGTACTTCGTCAGGGCCGTGGCGTCCACGACCATCGTGTCTTCGGGCTCAAGGGTGCCGTGGTAGATGCCGTTACAGACGGCGCACTTGTCGTTATCGATACATAATATATCCTTAAAGAGCGGCTTTATTGCCGCCGTGGACATGCCGTTGCCGCAGCAGATCTCCAGGGCGCTCATTTCCTTTAGCTCGAAGCCGTTCTTCGCGGCCAGGCTTTTCATCAGCTTACCCAGCCGCCGGTTACGGCCCTTGTTAAAGGCAAAGGATTTCGGCTCCCTGCCTTTATCGCAGTCACACAGCGCCTCTTCTGACAGGCTAACTGAGAGATACTCCCGCAGCGCCTTTTTAAACATGCCTGCATCGACTTTTTTCTTCCGGGCCGACGCCACGATGCCGCTGCCAAGCAAGGCGTTCACGAGCTTTTCCGTTTGATTCCTTGACGCCTTCGAAGACGGGTATGGTATGACGAACCAGAAATCGCCCCCTTCGAATTTATTCTTAAAGGCAACACCCAGTAACGCTCCGCTTTTATCCGCGATGGCCTGCGCCGCCTCGATCGAGCCTTCCGGCAGCATGCTCAGCTTATCGAGGTAGTCCCGCGTTTTTAGGTTCATATCGAGGCCTTCGAAGCTGCTTTCTAGCAGGTACGCGTCCTCTTTCAGGCCCAGCGTCTTTTGAAGGAGCATACACATTACATCGGCATTATCCGTTTTATACGTTATCGTCACTGCGAAGCGATATTTTTTATATATTGCATAATAAATATAATAATAAGCATGGACGAGGAGCCGGCACAGCAAAAGGTCAGGAAGATCAGCATTTCCCTGTCGAACGACGTGCTCGACTGGGTGCTCCGGGAAAAGGGCGACCTCAAGGTATCCACTTTCATAAACCAGATTCTGCGGGAAAGTATGGAGCACGGGAAGGACAACTACATCCGGGAGGAGTTCGCCATGCTGAAGCAGCGGCTGAAAAAGCTCGAAGAGGACATTCACGACCTCCGAGAAGTGCGCAGCCTGAACGCCGGTAAGCTCGGCAGGGCTGAGCATATATCCATACTCTCCACCCGGCCGAAGGACGTTTTCGGCGAGCTGGTGAGCATCAAGAACGTTTCCGCCGCTAACGCCTCCGCGGTCCGGGAAGAGCTAATACACTTTATGAGGGGCCGCGAATATATCGACCGGCCGGTGGTGCTCGATGAATTATTCCCGCATACCCGCTCGACCATCACGAACCGCATCAACTACTGGTATAACGCCTGCCGCGGCGTCCTGGACCACCTCATCGAAGAGGGCTTCGTCGTCCGCCTCGGCAAGGATAAATACAGATGGATCGGCGACAGGAAACAGGATTAACTGGTAAAAACGTGTAAATTGCCGCGGGCGGACGGCGGATTATTATCATAAATATTAAATATAAATATACTATATACACTATTGAGGGCGCAATGACTGTGCCGCAGGCGGACGGAACTAGTTTCGCGAGCGGCGCGGGCACTCGTCGTGCCTCCGGGCAGGCGGGCGCACACCCGTGAAAACCGGTGGATCTTGCGCCCCCACAATTATATGCTGTTTTTAGGCTTTTACATGGACGCTATTTTATATAATATTGTTTGCATATTAATGAGTGTTAGCCCCCGGAGTGATATTTATCAGAATAGGCGCGATGGCTGACCTCCATTTCGGCCCCGATTCAATGAAGACATACTCGGCATTATTCAAGTCGGCAGGCGACGACGTGGACATGATCATCCTGTGCGGCGACCTGACGATGCGGGGGCTCGTCGAGGAAGTCCGGGGCCTCGTCGAAACCATGGGCAACGCCCGCGTGCCTATCGTCAGCGTGCTCGGTAACCACGACCACGAGTCAAACAACCAGGAAGAGATCATGGATATCCTGGAGGAGGCCGGCGTTAAAGTGCTCGAAAGGGGCATGTACATAACGCCGGACCGCTCGGTCGGCATCTGCGGCACCAAGGGATTTTGCGGGGGCTTTGCCCCGTCGAAAATCGCCCCGTTCGGCGAGCGCATCCTGAAGATGTTCATCAACGAAACGTATAAAGAGGCAAATAAGGTGAACCGGGCCCTCAAAAGCATGAAGGCCGACTTTAAGGTCGTGGCATACCATTACGCTCCCATCCGCGAGACGTGCACCGGCGAGCGCTGTGAGATCATACCTTTCCTGGGCTCGTCCATATTATCAGACCCCGTCGATACATTCAAGGCCAGCCTCGTCTTACACGGGCATTCCCATAATGGGAAGGAAAAGGGCTCGACGTTGATGGGGGTGCCCGTGCGGAACGTGGCCCTGCCAATCCATAACCGTCGCTATTGTGTCTATGACACGGAGTCCTTTATCCCATACGCTGCATCAGAGTCGAAATAACCTGCGCCGGCACGGGTATCACGTGGTCCCAGTCCGTTTTCACGAACAATACGAACGCTAGCGCGCGTTCTGTAAAGCCCGCAGCGAGCCATAAAAAGTACTCCCAGTCGAACATCTTATAGGTATTCGAAAGCACAGCAATGCAGTCGTACCAGTCGTCCCGCATGCTGCGCATGGCCAGCATTTTCCTGAAGACCAGGTCCTCGGGAGACATGATGAACATCCGGCAGCCGGATACGTACATGTAGCGCCCGCGCTTCATCGTATCGTCCGTGACAACTATCCCCCCGATATTTTCCAGGATGAAGTCGACGGGCACGCCATTCTTGTAGCCCTTTGCGAGCCACTTGACGTCGCACATGGGATTGACCTCGAAGCCCGCTCGCTTCAGAGCTTCGAGAGCTCGAACTGTGTCATACGGCTTCACGTATAGGTCGATGTCCTTGGTCGTCCGCGTGCGCCCGTAGGCTGCCACGGCGATGCCTCCGCCCACCACGTAGGGAACGCCGGCCCCCTCTATTGCGTCGATCGTCTCCTTATAAATTACAAATTCATTCCTCATGAAAACGCCCCGGCGCGAATAAATAAAATATATTGCAATATATATTAAAGCCTGACCAAATAAGTTACCGACGCTCGCGGAGTTTCGACGATATAAATTTGCGGGCCTCGACCAGGATCAGGGTGGAAGACGAGACGCCGGCGATGATCAGCCAGTCATATGCCGACAGCGGAGAGGTCTTGAAGACGTCTTCGAGGAACGGCACGTAAAGCAGGGCAGACTGCAGCAGTATAGAGACGGCGATAGCCCCCAGAATATATGGGTTGCTGAATATGCCCACCTTGAATAGCGAGCGGTCCTCGGAGCGGCAGTTCAGGCAATTCCACATCTGGAATATTACCAGAGCCGTGAATGCCACGGTGCGGGCCATGTCCAGGCCCCTGGGCAGGTATAAATGGAACAGTCCGAGCGTACCGACGCCGGTCGCTATGCCGATCAGCGCCATATCGAAGAGCGTCAGCCTGGTGAATAAGCCCTCTGCCCTCGGCCTGGGCGGCCTTTTCATGACGCCGGGGGCTACGGGGTCGACGCTCAGGGCGAGCGCGGGCAGGCTGTCCGTGACCAGGTTTACCCAGAGGATCTGGATGGCCAGGAGTGGAAGAGGCAGGCCGAGCATGATACCAAGGAGCACGACGAGCACCTCTCCCATGTTGCTGGCGAAGAGGTACTTGACGACGTTCTTCACGTTATCGTAGATCTTCCGCCCTTCCTCGACAGCCGCCACGATAGTGGCAAAGTTATCGTCTGTGAGCACTATGTCCGACGCCTGCCTGGAGACGTCCGTGCCCGTGATGCCCATCGAGACGCCGATATCGGCCTGCTTGAGCGCCGGGGCGTCGTTGACGCCGTCGCCTGTCATGGCCACGACATGGCCGCGCCGCCTGAGGGCGGCGACGATCCTCAGCTTCTGCTCCGGCGACGTCCGCGCATATACCTTGATCCGCCCGATATCCGAGTCAAGCTTTTCTTCGCTCGCCTCGCTCAGCTCGGTGCCCGAAATGATACCGTCCCCCTCCCTGAAGATCCCGAGCTGTCTGGCGATAGCGACGGCGGTCGGCCTCTGGTCGCCCGTGATCATGACCACGTCTATACCGGCGGACTTGCACTTCTCGACTGAGTCTTTCACTTCCGGCCTCGGGGGATCCATCATGCCGGCCAGGCCCAGGAATGTCAGGTCTCCTTCAAGTTCACCGATGCTCATCTTAGCAGGGTCTGATACGATCTCCCTGTAGGCAAGCCCGAGGACCCGCATGCCGTCGGCTGCCATATCATCGTTAGTCTTCATGAAATAGTCACGGCCGGCGGCGTCTGCAGGCATGACACGGCCGCCGATGAGGATGCTGCTGCTAGATGTGAGTACGACTTCAGGCGCTCCTTTAGCGAAGACGTACTTTTTGCCTTTACAGGCGTTCACGGTCGTCATCCGACGGGTCTCCGTGTTGAACGGGACCTCGAAGATCCTGGGACAGTCGTCCTCCATAAGTATTTTACTATAGCCGGCCTTCGCCGCCGCCACCAGCAGCGCCACCTCGGTCGAATCACCCACGATGTTCCACTGGTCCTCCAGCCGCTCGTAGATAGCGTTATTACACAGGGCACCGGCCGTCAGTAGCATTTTCAATGCACGGTCTGAGGCGGGCTCTGCTGTGCCTCCCCGGCTGACAAATTCGCCGTCAGGCGAATACCCGGAGCCGGTCACTTCGTACTCCTGCCCTGCCGTCGCTATCTTTCGGACCACGATGACGTTCTGGGTCAGGGTGCCCGTCTTATCTGTGCAGATAACGCTGGTGGAGCCCAGGGTCTCTATGGCGGACAGCCGGCGGACCACGGCCTTTTTCTTTGCCATACGCTGCACTCCGAGCGCCAGGACGATAGTGATGGTCGCCGGAAGGCCTTCCGGTATAGCCGCGACGGCCAGGCTTACAGCGATAAGGAACATGTCATATAGCTTCTGGCCTTCAAGCAGCCCTGCGGCAAGTATGATGCTGCAGATGGCGACGGCCGAGATGCCGAAAAGCCTTCCAAGCCGGTCGATAGAGGCCTGCATGGGCGTGCTCTGCTCGGCACCTGACTCCACCAGGCTGGTGATCCGGCCGATCTCGGTGTCCATGCCCGTGGCCGTAACGACAGCCATTCCACGGCCGTCGAGGACGCTCGTGCCCATGAACAGCATGTTATCCATGTCACCCAGTGCCGTATCCTCAGGTAAGGCTTCTATGCTCTTTTTCGCAGGCTCCGATTCCCCAGTCAGTGCTGCCTCATCCACCTTCAGGCTGGCCTCATAGATGAGACGGCAGTCCGCCGGCACGTTCTCGCCCGCCTCCACCTCTATTATATCTCCGGGCACGAGATCCGAAGCAGGTACCTTCAAGCGGTGGCCGCCCCGCACGACGAAAGCCTCCTGGACGACGAGGCTCCTGAGCGACTCGATGGACTGCTCCGCCTTATATTCCTGGGCGAACCCCAGGATTGCATTAAGTACGACAATGAGGGCGATGATGGCGGCGTCCAGCCTCTCGCCGATGAGGAACGAGACGGTCGCGGCCGCGATGAGCAGATAGATCAAAAAATTATTGAACTGGCTTAAAAAAATGACGATGACAGAGGCTTTTTTTCCGGCTTTCAGGGCGTTCCGCCCGTACTTTTCCAGGCGCTTTGCCGCTTCCTCCGGCTTGAGGCCTTTTTTATCCGTTTTCAGCCTGGCATAGATGTCCTTGAGCTTGAGCGCATGCCATGGGATACCATGCATTAGTGCTCTCCTACGACTTTCGGATCATGAGCACCGGGCACGGCGCATGTCTTAGCACGCTGTCGGATACGCT
Above is a window of Methanocella sp. DNA encoding:
- a CDS encoding non-histone chromosomal MC1 family protein yields the protein MVAKEGREKRNFGLVSEKGEEVGTFTGAQPRDAALKVANRGVANIVLREKGTKKLHYFVGKRELVAVPKNAPAWIQAAAKDNKGKIYKANVEKIGTAQLKYVKLDRNEKSLFKIPKKDGKKKGKK
- a CDS encoding class I SAM-dependent methyltransferase; this encodes MLLQKTLGLKEDAYLLESSFEGLDMNLKTRDYLDKLSMLPEGSIEAAQAIADKSGALLGVAFKNKFEGGDFWFVIPYPSSKASRNQTEKLVNALLGSGIVASARKKKVDAGMFKKALREYLSVSLSEEALCDCDKGREPKSFAFNKGRNRRLGKLMKSLAAKNGFELKEMSALEICCGNGMSTAAIKPLFKDILCIDNDKCAVCNGIYHGTLEPEDTMVVDATALTKYVGEKYDAVVGLMLGTIYEFNKNIWRMIFEEAVKALKDDGFLLFTVNKKEEMDFLSAAFEEIGIRGTVIDNRNEKDIYDGWAFFARRARGKFDD
- a CDS encoding metallophosphoesterase family protein yields the protein MIFIRIGAMADLHFGPDSMKTYSALFKSAGDDVDMIILCGDLTMRGLVEEVRGLVETMGNARVPIVSVLGNHDHESNNQEEIMDILEEAGVKVLERGMYITPDRSVGICGTKGFCGGFAPSKIAPFGERILKMFINETYKEANKVNRALKSMKADFKVVAYHYAPIRETCTGERCEIIPFLGSSILSDPVDTFKASLVLHGHSHNGKEKGSTLMGVPVRNVALPIHNRRYCVYDTESFIPYAASESK
- a CDS encoding nucleotidyltransferase → MRNEFVIYKETIDAIEGAGVPYVVGGGIAVAAYGRTRTTKDIDLYVKPYDTVRALEALKRAGFEVNPMCDVKWLAKGYKNGVPVDFILENIGGIVVTDDTMKRGRYMYVSGCRMFIMSPEDLVFRKMLAMRSMRDDWYDCIAVLSNTYKMFDWEYFLWLAAGFTERALAFVLFVKTDWDHVIPVPAQVISTLMQRMG
- a CDS encoding calcium-translocating P-type ATPase, SERCA-type translates to MHGIPWHALKLKDIYARLKTDKKGLKPEEAAKRLEKYGRNALKAGKKASVIVIFLSQFNNFLIYLLIAAATVSFLIGERLDAAIIALIVVLNAILGFAQEYKAEQSIESLRSLVVQEAFVVRGGHRLKVPASDLVPGDIIEVEAGENVPADCRLIYEASLKVDEAALTGESEPAKKSIEALPEDTALGDMDNMLFMGTSVLDGRGMAVVTATGMDTEIGRITSLVESGAEQSTPMQASIDRLGRLFGISAVAICSIILAAGLLEGQKLYDMFLIAVSLAVAAIPEGLPATITIVLALGVQRMAKKKAVVRRLSAIETLGSTSVICTDKTGTLTQNVIVVRKIATAGQEYEVTGSGYSPDGEFVSRGGTAEPASDRALKMLLTAGALCNNAIYERLEDQWNIVGDSTEVALLVAAAKAGYSKILMEDDCPRIFEVPFNTETRRMTTVNACKGKKYVFAKGAPEVVLTSSSSILIGGRVMPADAAGRDYFMKTNDDMAADGMRVLGLAYREIVSDPAKMSIGELEGDLTFLGLAGMMDPPRPEVKDSVEKCKSAGIDVVMITGDQRPTAVAIARQLGIFREGDGIISGTELSEASEEKLDSDIGRIKVYARTSPEQKLRIVAALRRRGHVVAMTGDGVNDAPALKQADIGVSMGITGTDVSRQASDIVLTDDNFATIVAAVEEGRKIYDNVKNVVKYLFASNMGEVLVVLLGIMLGLPLPLLAIQILWVNLVTDSLPALALSVDPVAPGVMKRPPRPRAEGLFTRLTLFDMALIGIATGVGTLGLFHLYLPRGLDMARTVAFTALVIFQMWNCLNCRSEDRSLFKVGIFSNPYILGAIAVSILLQSALLYVPFLEDVFKTSPLSAYDWLIIAGVSSSTLILVEARKFISSKLRERR
- a CDS encoding NUDIX hydrolase encodes the protein MATHYIVGCGAIARNSEGRFLMVRQMGGYWRGQWIFPGGKLELGETLEQCARREFLEETYCDITIKKLVGAYVSYDPDTEFEKQVVLIYFQGNSVCGEPRAGEGVTDVRWLSLEELESLEKSGQVPHIIIQIAKDTLKIK